In Leishmania braziliensis MHOM/BR/75/M2904 complete genome, chromosome 18, the following proteins share a genomic window:
- the PDEA gene encoding putative cAMP phosphodiesterase A, whose protein sequence is MSDFLEQLQQQASMYAICSNTVSVMVGMSDTAEELSLRSYDSFTGTSYICNLSEKALQTAKASLCDNADWSSFFREVQLAFNSGKVIVQPGNARRAAGTTTESVSADFKDLACSMEVQCLSSSEEKRASFVLERTVVDQQKYILEHMLEAHHMCRHPKEYEQRLSHIVEVKEVARAKRKALDCELIALNDNLTRNKHKQKMCNERKAELLQKIGGCDTENTGNPWRAVQAKQQKEAGENNESRLPNPLGNRTCKDFDLVLFRMIKSRWLSPEECDASSPANRVVKPFSKEDFAIQVSQLSGSRAVVWKALDSIDRWSYRVFDVQVAMSGDDYLSLPAQTHGGSLLVTMYALLCMHDFLQKFNIDEQIALDWISAVEAGYQGNPYHNSMHAADVLQITHFVITQGGLAKRCNLSDIQVFSAMLAASIHDFDHPGTNNNFHVKTGSYLATLYNDRSVLENLHVSSVFELMKNPAFNILASFSDEERHEIRETMIEMVLATDMGSHGKYVASLKSKMQEGSSFTRTDEQILCLSIALKMADISNCGRPLDIYLRWGEKVSDEFYQQGDRERNLGLDCSPFMDRLHPSLAKSQIAFMNYIITPFFEQVADLLPDMRFAVGLVEENKAYWASHDDS, encoded by the coding sequence ATGTCTGACTTTCTTGAAcagttgcagcagcaggcaagcATGTATGCCATCTGCAGCAACACTGTCTCCGTGATGGTAGGGATGAGCGAcacagcagaggagctgTCGCTCCGTTCCTACGATAGTTTTACAGGTACCTCCTACATCTGCAATCTGAGCGAGAAGGCCCTTCAGACAGCGAAGGCCTCTCTGTGTGACAATGCCGATTGGAGCAGCTTCTTTCGCGAGGTTCAGCTGGCATTCAATTCGGGTAAAGTAATCGTGCAGCCTGGGAATGCGCGCCGAGCCGCCGGTACAACCACTGAGTCAGTTTCCGCCGACTTCAAAGACCTAGCATGCTCGATGGAAGTGCAGTGCCTGTCGAGCTCAGAGGAGAAGCGTGCAAGCTTTGTGCTTGAGCGTACCGTTGTGGACCAACAAAAGTACATTCTCGAGCACATGCTGGAGGCGCATCACATGTGTCGCCATCCGAAGGAGTACGAGCAGAGGCTGTCCCACATTGTCGAGGTCAAGGAGGTAGCGCGCGCGAAGCGCAAGGCACTTGATTGTGAACTGATCGCGCTGAACGATAATCTGACACGCAACAAGCACAAGCAGAAGATGTGCAACGAGCGTAAAGCGGAGCTTCTGCAAAAGATCGGTGGCTGCGATACGGAGAACACGGGGAATCCGTGGCGGGCAGTTCAGgcaaagcagcagaaagAAGCCGGCGAGAACAACGAGTCTCGGCTTCCAAACCCGCTCGGCAATCGCACCTGCAAGGACTTTGACCTTGTACTGTTTCGCATGATCAAGAGTCGATGGTTGTCACCGGAGGAGTGCGACGCATCCTCGCCCGCGAATCGCGTCGTGAAGCCGTTCTCCAAAGAGGACTTCGCCATACAAGTGAGTCAACTCTCGGGTAGCCGAGCTGTGGTGTGGAAGGCGCTGGACTCCATCGACAGATGGAGCTACCGCGTGTTTGATGTCCAAGTAGCCATGAGCGGTGACGACTACCTCTCGCTCccagcgcagacacacggcGGGTCTCTCCTTGTAACCATGTACGCACTGCTGTGCATGCACGACTTCCTGCAGAAGTTCAATATTGACGAGCAAATCGCGCTCGACTGGATTAGCGCAGTGGAGGCGGGCTATCAAGGCAACCCGTATCACAACTCGATGCACGCGGCGGATGTGCTGCAGATTACGCACTTCGTCATTACACAGGGGGGATTGGCGAAGCGGTGCAATCTCAGCGACATCCAGGTCTTCTCTGCCATGCTGGCTGCTTCGATCCACGACTTCGACCACCCTGGGACCAACAATAACTTCCATGTCAAGACTGGCAGCTACCTTGCAACGCTGTACAACGATCGTAGTGTCCTCGAGAATCTGCATGTGAGCAGCGTTTTCGAGCTCATGAAGAACCCAGCCTTTAATATTCTAGCCAGCTTTAGTGATGAGGAGCGTCATGAGATTCGAGAGACGATGATAGAGATGGTACTGGCGACAGACATGGGTTCTCACGGAAAATACGTGGCGAGTCTGAAGAGCAAGATGCAGGAGGGCTCCAGTTTCACCAGGACCGACGAACAGATTCTCTGCCTCTCGATTGCTCTGAAGATGGCCGACATTTCAAACTGCGGGCGCCCGCTCGACATCTACCTGCGCTGGGGAGAGAAGGTGTCGGACGAGTTCTACCAACAAGGTGACCGCGAGCGCAATCTGGGCCTCGATTGCAGTCCCTTCATGGATCGCCTGCATCCAAGCCTTGCGAAGAGCCAGATTGCCTTCATGAATTACATCATCACACCCTTCTTCGAGCAGGTGGCCGATCTCTTGCCTGATATGCGCTTCGCGGTGGGGTTGGTCGAGGAAAACAAAGCGTATTGGGCTAGCCACGATGACTCGTAG